In one Agathobacter rectalis ATCC 33656 genomic region, the following are encoded:
- a CDS encoding class I SAM-dependent rRNA methyltransferase, with the protein MENHTIVTLKKGEGRTIKAGGAWIFDNEIDTITGTFTNGDIVVVHDFDGYPMGRGFINQNSKIRIRMMTRKADQLIDDNFLRMRVQNAWDYRKQVMAGGNDNVSAAGETDTAGEACVAGIGTTGRPDLNCCRVIFGEADFLPGITVDKYADVLVVECLALGMEQFKVKIVELLKEVLAADGINIRGVYERSDANERKKEGLPKVKGFIGAEFDTNVEIVENAVHYMVDVENGQKTGFFLDQKYNRLAMQRICKGKRVLDCFTHMGTFALNAGIAGASEVTGLDISEYAVKQATENAKRNNLSDTVKFRVANVLDELPRLAADGEKYDVVILDPPAFTKSREATKNAIKGYREINMKGLKLVKDGGFLATCSCSHFMTQELLAKTVKEAAKATHKRLRQVEFRTQGPDHPILWANSANVPESYYLKFFIFQVVDEK; encoded by the coding sequence ATGGAAAATCATACAATTGTAACACTGAAAAAAGGCGAAGGACGCACTATAAAAGCAGGCGGCGCATGGATTTTTGACAATGAAATAGACACAATCACAGGCACCTTTACGAACGGAGACATTGTTGTGGTGCACGATTTCGACGGATATCCGATGGGGCGTGGCTTCATAAACCAGAATTCAAAAATCCGTATCAGAATGATGACAAGAAAAGCAGACCAACTGATTGATGACAATTTCCTCAGGATGAGAGTGCAAAATGCCTGGGATTATCGCAAGCAGGTGATGGCAGGAGGCAATGACAATGTGTCTGCAGCAGGTGAAACAGACACTGCAGGTGAGGCTTGTGTGGCAGGCATTGGTACAACCGGCAGACCTGATTTAAACTGCTGTCGTGTGATATTTGGCGAGGCTGATTTCCTGCCGGGTATTACAGTGGACAAATACGCAGATGTGCTTGTGGTGGAGTGTCTTGCACTTGGAATGGAGCAGTTTAAGGTGAAAATCGTTGAACTGTTAAAGGAAGTGCTGGCGGCGGACGGAATAAATATTCGTGGAGTATATGAGCGCAGTGATGCAAATGAGCGCAAAAAAGAAGGTCTTCCTAAGGTAAAAGGCTTTATAGGAGCCGAGTTTGACACAAATGTGGAGATAGTAGAAAACGCAGTTCACTATATGGTCGATGTGGAAAATGGACAGAAAACAGGCTTCTTCTTAGACCAGAAGTATAACAGGCTTGCTATGCAGCGTATCTGCAAGGGGAAAAGAGTGCTCGACTGCTTCACGCACATGGGCACATTTGCTCTCAATGCAGGAATTGCGGGGGCAAGTGAGGTTACAGGACTTGATATATCAGAGTATGCGGTTAAGCAGGCCACAGAAAATGCGAAGAGAAATAATCTCTCAGACACAGTGAAGTTTCGCGTTGCAAATGTGCTGGATGAGTTGCCACGGCTCGCTGCAGATGGTGAAAAATATGATGTAGTCATTCTGGATCCTCCGGCATTTACAAAGTCGCGTGAGGCTACCAAAAATGCGATAAAGGGCTACCGCGAGATTAACATGAAGGGACTTAAGCTTGTTAAGGATGGTGGATTTCTGGCTACCTGCTCATGCTCTCATTTCATGACGCAGGAGCTGCTTGCAAAAACGGTCAAGGAAGCGGCAAAGGCAACTCACAAGAGGCTGCGCCAGGTGGAGTTCCGCACACAGGGACCGGATCATCCGATACTGTGGGCCAACTCAGCTAATGTACCGGAGTCGTATTATCTTAAGTTTTTCATTTTCCAGGTCGTTGATGAGAAGTAG
- a CDS encoding sensor histidine kinase, which translates to MEQLNTVIFDIVIEFLLIFLLYSDTIKTSLYKFYTCAVIFFFSVVLLYVLPNIASPLIDFFLEMLLVFILLTDKWYNKIVSFVLVYILDSLLYQALALICDLILGFPIFVGMNTVKEKNIIKTIVILMLAIALFIKIRKKYHFSLSLKNKIFICGYTGTICIILSISQLYQNLINSYFLYSFALLCIVSSGIILAYIISLSERNINYENLQKQTQYVNILKHYYNETKEKNLEIRKLKHDIKNQVNVLSQLLESENYKEALNYIDSLKKHTLNKTPSIIDTGNVLVNAIIMQKQAEYPDIKIISKGAIRNNLTVNDYDLCSILNNLLDNALEYSAKNNFSTVWLNIYLEASVLLIDVVNNISAPIDISKFSSTTKADSINHGLGLAIVKETVHYYNGSLKYELSESQITAKVRLFTVE; encoded by the coding sequence ATGGAACAATTGAACACCGTAATTTTCGATATCGTAATAGAATTTTTACTTATTTTTTTATTGTACTCAGATACAATAAAAACCTCATTATATAAATTTTATACATGTGCTGTTATTTTCTTTTTCTCTGTTGTATTACTATACGTTCTACCAAATATAGCTTCTCCACTTATTGATTTTTTTCTTGAAATGCTGTTAGTATTTATCTTATTAACAGACAAATGGTACAATAAAATCGTTTCATTTGTCCTTGTATATATTTTGGATTCATTACTCTATCAGGCTCTTGCTCTTATTTGCGATTTAATCTTAGGTTTTCCAATATTTGTTGGCATGAATACGGTTAAAGAAAAAAATATAATAAAAACCATAGTAATCCTGATGCTGGCAATTGCTCTTTTTATAAAAATCAGGAAAAAATACCACTTTTCCTTATCTTTAAAAAATAAAATTTTTATATGCGGATATACAGGTACTATATGTATTATATTATCAATTTCACAGCTATACCAGAATCTGATTAATAGTTACTTTTTGTATTCATTTGCCTTACTGTGCATTGTATCATCAGGAATTATACTAGCTTACATTATCTCTTTATCCGAAAGAAATATAAATTATGAAAATCTACAGAAACAAACTCAGTATGTAAATATTTTAAAGCATTATTATAACGAAACCAAAGAGAAAAACTTAGAAATTCGCAAACTAAAACACGATATCAAAAATCAAGTTAATGTTTTATCCCAGTTACTGGAATCCGAAAACTATAAAGAAGCATTAAACTATATCGATTCTCTTAAAAAGCACACTTTAAATAAAACGCCTTCCATAATTGATACTGGAAATGTTCTTGTAAATGCTATTATTATGCAAAAGCAGGCAGAATATCCTGACATAAAAATCATATCTAAGGGGGCTATAAGAAACAATCTCACCGTTAACGACTATGATTTATGCAGTATATTGAACAATCTTCTGGATAATGCTCTTGAATACAGTGCCAAGAATAATTTTAGTACCGTCTGGTTAAACATATATCTGGAAGCTTCTGTTTTGCTCATAGACGTTGTTAATAATATATCCGCACCTATAGATATCAGTAAATTCTCTTCAACCACAAAAGCTGATAGTATAAATCACGGACTTGGATTAGCAATTGTTAAAGAAACGGTTCATTATTACAATGGTTCACTTAAATATGAACTCTCTGAATCACAAATAACTGCTAAAGTTCGGTTGTTTACTGTGGAATAA
- a CDS encoding Ig-like domain-containing protein, producing the protein MKLRNRIRIFAVIFILALGMEYLPMAVYAAEVTAEESDMANDAEPDMDETPETDNASETANASETDKEDKTDVHDMEQNIPVTDIEISDHEEEVEVGKTINLTATALPANATESTITFRSSDINIATVTSGGEVKGISKGYVTIYVSAGSVIKEVSLTVKVKTTGININKEYLVMKPGTAFKLSVSVFPAEAEQAVSYKSTNTSVAAVSGSGVVTAKQTGSATIIVSNGDLSGAVSVIVNRDTESSVAEPAADSTEAENTSEQIFDENTDVSETPVISEQMLYELYAAGRSMKVTGDGYSIIIDGKKIVNYKNELNTDIELERAGDCIKFNLNDGEYLCGEVTLHIDDVKGKYLYLYNNVKHKYELVSTEDMSGLNLSTPGKYMITAKPIREGNAAVRYILIAGGIGIIAGIAVYVAVKRRYWFW; encoded by the coding sequence ATGAAGTTAAGAAACAGAATCAGAATATTTGCTGTTATATTTATACTGGCTTTGGGTATGGAGTACTTACCGATGGCTGTATATGCTGCAGAAGTGACAGCGGAAGAAAGCGATATGGCAAATGATGCAGAACCGGATATGGATGAAACCCCGGAAACGGACAATGCATCAGAAACGGCCAATGCATCGGAAACGGACAAGGAAGACAAAACAGACGTACATGATATGGAACAGAATATACCGGTAACAGATATCGAGATATCAGATCATGAGGAGGAAGTGGAAGTAGGAAAGACAATAAACCTTACAGCCACAGCACTTCCGGCGAATGCCACGGAAAGCACGATAACCTTCCGTTCATCTGATATAAATATAGCAACTGTGACTTCTGGAGGTGAAGTAAAGGGTATCTCAAAAGGATATGTTACCATATATGTATCTGCCGGAAGTGTAATAAAAGAGGTAAGTCTGACAGTAAAAGTAAAAACCACTGGAATAAATATAAATAAAGAATATCTCGTAATGAAGCCGGGAACGGCATTTAAACTGAGCGTATCTGTGTTTCCGGCAGAGGCAGAGCAGGCGGTTTCATACAAATCAACCAACACATCAGTTGCAGCAGTATCAGGCAGTGGTGTGGTAACGGCAAAACAGACAGGTTCAGCTACAATAATAGTTTCAAATGGGGATTTGTCGGGCGCAGTGTCGGTAATCGTAAACAGAGATACGGAAAGTTCTGTGGCTGAACCGGCAGCAGATAGTACAGAAGCAGAAAACACAAGTGAACAGATATTTGATGAAAATACGGATGTATCCGAAACGCCTGTAATAAGTGAGCAGATGCTATATGAACTGTACGCAGCAGGCAGATCAATGAAAGTGACCGGAGACGGCTACAGCATCATAATAGACGGAAAGAAGATAGTAAATTATAAAAATGAACTTAATACGGATATAGAACTCGAAAGGGCAGGGGACTGCATAAAATTCAATCTCAACGATGGAGAGTATCTGTGCGGAGAAGTGACACTGCACATAGATGATGTAAAAGGAAAATATCTGTATCTATATAATAACGTAAAGCATAAATACGAACTTGTGAGTACAGAAGACATGAGCGGGCTTAATTTAAGCACACCAGGAAAGTATATGATCACGGCAAAGCCCATCAGAGAGGGCAACGCAGCGGTCAGATATATACTGATTGCAGGTGGAATCGGCATAATTGCAGGAATTGCTGTGTATGTGGCGGTAAAGAGAAGATACTGGTTCTGGTAA
- a CDS encoding butyryl-CoA:acetate CoA-transferase yields the protein MSFLEEYKQKLVSADEAVKIVKSGDWVDYGWCTGTPDALDKALARRTDELKDVNVRGGILLKPLAIFEREDAGEHFTWNSWHMGGYERKLIKRGCSFYSPIRYSELPRYYRDSTTPDDVAMFQVAPMDSHGYFNFGPNASHLGAVCETSKKIIVEVNENMPRCHGGSEANVHISQVSYIVEGDNPAIGELGAGGPATDVDKKVAELIVDQIPNGACLQLGIGGMPNAVGSLIAESDLKDLGVHTEMYVDAFVDIAKAGKITGAKKNIDRYRQAYGFGAGTKKMYDYLDENPELMSAPVSYTNDIKNIAALDNFISINNCVDLDLFGQISSETSGTKHISGAGGQLDFVLGAYMSNGGKSFICCSSTFTDKQGVVHSRIRPTLVEGSVVTDTRANTHYIVTEYGMVNVKGLSTWQKAEAIISVAHPDFRDELIKEAEKMHIWKRSNK from the coding sequence ATGAGCTTTTTAGAAGAGTACAAGCAGAAACTTGTCTCAGCAGATGAGGCAGTAAAGATTGTCAAATCAGGCGACTGGGTTGACTACGGCTGGTGCACAGGCACACCTGATGCCCTCGACAAGGCACTTGCCAGAAGAACTGATGAACTTAAGGATGTCAATGTACGTGGTGGTATTTTGCTTAAGCCACTTGCCATTTTCGAGCGTGAGGATGCCGGCGAGCACTTCACATGGAACTCATGGCATATGGGCGGTTATGAGAGAAAGCTTATCAAGAGAGGCTGTTCTTTCTACTCACCAATCCGTTACTCAGAGCTTCCTCGTTATTATAGAGATTCAACAACACCTGACGATGTCGCTATGTTCCAGGTTGCACCGATGGATTCACACGGATACTTCAACTTTGGTCCTAACGCATCTCACCTCGGTGCTGTATGCGAGACTTCAAAGAAAATCATCGTTGAGGTCAATGAAAACATGCCTCGCTGTCACGGCGGTTCAGAAGCCAATGTACATATTTCACAGGTTTCTTACATTGTTGAGGGTGACAACCCTGCAATCGGAGAGCTTGGTGCCGGTGGTCCTGCAACAGATGTAGACAAGAAGGTTGCAGAGCTTATCGTTGACCAGATTCCAAACGGTGCCTGTCTCCAGCTCGGTATCGGCGGAATGCCAAACGCAGTAGGCTCACTCATCGCTGAGTCAGACCTCAAGGATCTCGGTGTCCACACAGAGATGTACGTTGACGCATTCGTTGACATCGCAAAGGCCGGAAAAATCACAGGAGCAAAGAAAAACATCGACCGTTATCGTCAGGCTTACGGCTTCGGTGCCGGAACCAAGAAGATGTACGATTACCTCGATGAGAATCCTGAGCTCATGAGTGCCCCGGTAAGCTACACAAATGATATCAAAAATATTGCCGCACTTGACAATTTCATCTCAATCAATAACTGTGTAGACCTTGACCTCTTCGGACAGATCAGCTCAGAGACCTCAGGCACAAAGCACATCAGCGGTGCCGGCGGACAGCTTGATTTCGTTCTCGGTGCTTATATGTCAAACGGTGGAAAGAGCTTTATCTGCTGCTCTTCAACTTTCACCGACAAGCAGGGCGTAGTTCACTCACGTATCCGTCCTACTCTTGTAGAGGGTTCTGTCGTTACTGACACAAGAGCCAATACTCACTATATCGTTACAGAGTATGGTATGGTAAATGTAAAGGGTCTTTCTACATGGCAGAAAGCAGAGGCAATCATCTCAGTTGCTCATCCTGATTTCCGTGATGAGCTCATCAAAGAGGCTGAGAAGATGCACATTTGGAAAAGATCTAACAAATAA
- a CDS encoding peptidase domain-containing ABC transporter produces MRYTFIKQHDATDCAAACMGMVCLHYRKETTITKLRDLMGTDLKGTNLIGLSKCAEQLGFNCQAVKVDREGFLSRYTLPAIANVITKEGMSHFVVVFRITKKYVIVGDPAKDIERISIDDFYKKFTGAMLLLKPNSEFEREKIKGTKLFDRYIKLLLPQKKLFIYALVASLLVTLLGILSSLFNNIIYDEILPYRQKDVLKIMLAVFLGISLTSTFVSFVRQWILMHLSIKIDIPLMLGYFEHIYKLPMKFFASRKTGDITTRFSDAFTIKDIFTNIALSLIMDISMALITGVILFQMNPKLFAIIVMMTIISIVLVFIFKQPYKKINEEQMQQSSILNSEIIEGLRAVETIKGNANEDIELESIEREYIKSLRISYKEGMLSNVQGTISSVISGAGNLVMLYVGIMQVINNSLTLGSYMAFMTLAGYFMDPIGNLVSLQLSIQEANISMKRLSEIMDYEREQQSERQYQEITQIDGDIKLNHVTFGYGNRKPALDDVSFTIEKGQKVALVGASGSGKSTIAKMLLKYYEPQSGDITIDGMDISEYRNDDIRRAVSYVPQNIELFSKSIYDNIRVTRQSATLDEVREAAKAADAHEFIKRLPMQYYTYLEEAGNGLSGGEKQRIALARAFLKENQFYIMDESTSNLDFATENIIFDMIYNKFRKKTMLIIAHRLATVKNCDKIIVMDKGKIIEQGTHKELLEKKGQYYRLWEMQQGNFVIRQDESVDKENETEPDDGEVMSYT; encoded by the coding sequence ATGCGATACACATTTATAAAGCAGCATGATGCAACAGACTGTGCAGCGGCATGCATGGGTATGGTCTGTCTGCATTACAGAAAAGAAACCACAATAACGAAATTAAGGGATCTTATGGGAACTGACCTGAAAGGGACAAATCTCATAGGTCTGTCAAAATGTGCAGAGCAGCTTGGATTTAACTGCCAGGCGGTTAAGGTTGACAGGGAAGGCTTCCTTAGCAGATATACACTTCCGGCGATTGCAAATGTTATTACTAAAGAGGGAATGTCGCATTTTGTTGTTGTTTTCAGGATAACGAAAAAGTATGTGATAGTGGGAGATCCGGCGAAGGATATAGAGAGAATTTCAATAGATGATTTCTATAAGAAATTTACAGGTGCGATGCTGCTGTTAAAACCAAACAGCGAATTTGAACGTGAGAAGATTAAGGGAACAAAGCTATTTGACAGGTACATAAAGCTGCTTCTTCCACAGAAAAAGCTTTTTATATATGCACTTGTGGCATCACTTCTTGTAACTCTTCTTGGGATTTTATCATCACTTTTCAACAACATAATATATGATGAGATACTGCCTTACCGGCAGAAGGATGTTTTAAAGATCATGCTTGCAGTATTCCTAGGAATTTCACTGACCTCGACATTTGTCAGCTTTGTAAGACAGTGGATACTTATGCACCTGTCAATAAAGATAGATATTCCGCTTATGCTGGGATATTTTGAACACATATACAAGCTGCCGATGAAATTCTTTGCAAGCCGTAAAACAGGTGACATTACGACACGTTTCTCAGATGCATTTACCATAAAGGATATTTTTACAAATATAGCATTATCGCTTATCATGGATATATCAATGGCTCTTATCACAGGTGTGATACTGTTTCAGATGAACCCAAAGCTTTTTGCGATAATTGTAATGATGACAATCATAAGTATAGTGCTGGTATTTATATTTAAACAGCCTTATAAGAAGATAAATGAGGAGCAGATGCAGCAGTCATCAATACTCAATTCAGAGATAATAGAAGGATTGCGCGCGGTTGAGACAATAAAAGGAAATGCGAACGAGGACATCGAACTGGAAAGTATAGAACGCGAATACATAAAGTCACTTAGGATAAGTTATAAAGAGGGAATGCTTTCAAATGTGCAGGGAACCATATCAAGTGTCATATCAGGAGCAGGGAATCTCGTAATGCTGTATGTCGGCATTATGCAGGTGATAAACAATAGCCTGACACTTGGAAGTTATATGGCGTTTATGACTCTGGCGGGATATTTCATGGATCCAATCGGCAATCTTGTAAGTCTGCAGCTTTCAATACAGGAGGCAAACATTTCCATGAAGAGACTGTCTGAGATCATGGATTATGAAAGAGAGCAGCAGAGTGAAAGACAGTATCAGGAAATAACACAGATTGATGGTGATATAAAGCTTAATCATGTCACATTCGGCTATGGAAACCGAAAACCTGCGCTGGATGATGTGAGTTTTACGATAGAAAAAGGGCAGAAAGTTGCACTTGTAGGCGCAAGCGGAAGCGGAAAGTCTACGATAGCTAAGATGCTGCTTAAATATTATGAGCCACAGTCTGGTGACATAACAATAGATGGCATGGATATCTCGGAATACAGAAATGACGATATCCGGCGTGCTGTATCCTATGTACCGCAGAACATAGAGCTTTTTTCAAAAAGCATATATGATAATATAAGGGTTACAAGACAGAGTGCGACTCTTGATGAGGTCAGGGAGGCAGCAAAAGCGGCCGATGCACATGAATTTATCAAGAGACTTCCGATGCAGTATTACACATATCTCGAAGAAGCCGGAAATGGACTAAGCGGTGGTGAAAAACAGCGAATTGCGCTTGCAAGGGCATTTCTAAAGGAAAACCAGTTTTATATCATGGATGAATCCACCAGCAATCTGGATTTTGCAACAGAAAATATCATTTTTGATATGATATACAATAAATTCAGAAAAAAGACCATGCTTATAATAGCACACAGGCTGGCAACAGTAAAAAACTGTGACAAAATAATAGTCATGGACAAAGGAAAGATAATAGAACAGGGAACACATAAGGAACTGCTGGAAAAGAAAGGGCAGTATTACAGACTATGGGAGATGCAGCAGGGAAATTTTGTTATCAGGCAGGACGAAAGCGTGGATAAGGAGAATGAAACAGAGCCGGATGATGGCGAAGTGATGAGCTACACTTAG
- a CDS encoding glycosyltransferase family 2 protein, whose translation MITISLCMIVKNEEEVLERCLNSLKGLMDEIIIVDTGSTDSTKEIAARYTDKIYDFSWCDDFAAARNFSFSKATQEYIYAPDADEVLDDTNRRRFMMLKAALLPEIEIVQMKYITPSKFNTVQNSSSEYRPKLFKRLRTFTWINPVHETVRLEPVVYDSDICIQHLPQGTHGKRDFTIFKRSFEKNGTLPKSIATMYAKELLKCGSPEDFTNALPYFQGEYRNSPDIESTCVLSRYYRMNGDYDKFFSVALKNVAVDGCSEVCCELGAYYFDKADYEEASLWYYNAAFETKPVLDVECGGGKALHALSECYSRWADEKQKKLDSLPPKSRNVFKGDKELIDSLRSQAADYQKQAEEWMLPEGD comes from the coding sequence ATGATTACAATTAGCTTATGCATGATAGTAAAAAATGAAGAAGAGGTGCTCGAACGATGCCTGAACAGTCTCAAAGGGCTGATGGATGAAATCATCATAGTGGACACCGGCTCGACGGACAGCACAAAGGAGATAGCTGCACGATATACGGACAAAATCTATGATTTCTCATGGTGCGATGATTTTGCTGCGGCCAGGAATTTTTCGTTTTCCAAGGCTACGCAGGAATACATATATGCACCTGATGCCGACGAGGTGCTCGACGATACCAACCGCAGGCGTTTCATGATGCTTAAGGCTGCGCTGCTGCCGGAAATTGAGATTGTCCAGATGAAATACATTACTCCAAGCAAATTCAACACAGTGCAAAATTCATCCTCAGAGTATCGCCCGAAGCTGTTCAAGAGGCTTCGCACGTTTACATGGATTAATCCGGTGCACGAGACTGTGCGCTTAGAGCCTGTAGTCTATGACAGCGATATCTGTATACAACATCTGCCGCAGGGCACTCACGGCAAACGTGATTTCACCATATTCAAGCGCTCCTTTGAAAAAAACGGCACCCTGCCAAAAAGTATAGCGACCATGTATGCCAAGGAGCTTTTAAAATGCGGAAGCCCCGAGGATTTTACCAATGCCCTGCCATATTTTCAGGGTGAATACCGCAACAGCCCCGACATCGAATCCACCTGCGTGCTATCACGCTACTATCGCATGAATGGCGACTACGACAAATTTTTTTCTGTTGCCCTAAAAAATGTAGCAGTTGATGGCTGCAGCGAGGTGTGCTGTGAGCTCGGTGCGTACTATTTCGACAAGGCAGACTATGAGGAGGCAAGCCTGTGGTATTACAACGCTGCCTTCGAGACAAAGCCGGTACTCGATGTGGAGTGCGGCGGTGGCAAGGCGCTTCATGCCCTGTCTGAGTGCTACTCAAGATGGGCTGATGAGAAGCAGAAAAAGCTTGATTCGCTTCCTCCTAAATCAAGGAATGTATTTAAAGGCGATAAGGAGCTGATTGATTCACTGCGCAGCCAGGCGGCCGATTACCAGAAGCAGGCTGAGGAATGGATGCTTCCGGAGGGTGACTAG
- a CDS encoding LytR/AlgR family response regulator transcription factor: MSPTKYAIAICDDEKYWQNQILNCCKLLENDINFNFEYHIFSSGEDVLKYQSNIDILLLDEELPGTSGQSIKEQFEASNKNTIIIFITSHNEIVYDSFGKNVYGFITKPINQTNFNKTLKKTINKTIAAKYLTLPDSINDNITLSYRDITYMKANGSYTTIYMSDSTSHLIRKGLNDLEKIITNDTLIRVHKSYIVNSYYIKKLNSDELILTTDTTVPLARRRKKQVQTKIAQNIYEKAESIWNN; encoded by the coding sequence ATGAGCCCTACAAAATATGCTATTGCCATTTGTGATGATGAAAAATACTGGCAGAATCAAATTCTTAATTGTTGTAAACTTTTGGAGAACGATATAAATTTTAATTTTGAATACCATATATTTTCATCTGGCGAAGATGTACTTAAATACCAGAGCAATATTGATATTTTGTTACTAGACGAAGAATTGCCAGGCACTTCCGGACAGTCAATTAAAGAACAGTTTGAAGCTTCAAACAAAAATACCATTATTATTTTTATTACCAGTCATAACGAAATAGTCTACGATTCTTTTGGTAAAAATGTATACGGATTTATCACAAAACCTATCAATCAAACGAATTTCAACAAGACTCTAAAGAAAACTATAAATAAAACAATAGCTGCAAAATATCTGACTCTTCCAGACTCAATTAATGATAATATCACTCTTTCATATCGTGATATTACCTATATGAAGGCAAATGGCAGCTATACCACAATTTATATGAGTGACTCAACCAGTCATCTTATCAGAAAAGGACTGAATGATCTGGAAAAAATCATTACAAACGATACCCTTATAAGAGTACATAAATCATATATCGTAAACTCATATTACATAAAAAAGTTAAATTCTGATGAACTTATTCTTACTACTGATACTACTGTTCCACTTGCGCGAAGACGTAAGAAACAGGTTCAGACTAAGATCGCACAAAATATTTATGAAAAGGCAGAGAGCATATGGAACAATTGA
- a CDS encoding HlyD family secretion protein → MSRSVKSLDEIRESRILFDKNPPAFGYILITVVAVFLIVAVVWSIKTPKVYTIQAQGTVTNDESNYVMCSYTGELLDSNMEEGALVEAGDVLFTIKSTDYDLQQTQLEDNRKSYEEQISQYSLLIKSIKDDTNYFDETKADDGLYWSLFETYKSQVEQNKVDVSTYQAYGYTDEQIQAQLETNQGKIDEVYYSAIQSAETKIEEANLQIASIDAQLAAVTSGQDAYEVKATTSGVLHMLGNYKSGMVVQTTTTVATITPENSQRYLEAYVSTSDMARMHEGDRVQVVMDGLSQNVYGTISGSVSRIDSNVTTQEGQDGATSRAFKVMIVLDQDYVLSREGDKVDVTNGMTAAARIQYDKVTYFNYVLEKLGIKTGK, encoded by the coding sequence ATGAGCAGAAGCGTTAAGAGTTTAGATGAAATAAGGGAATCAAGAATACTGTTTGATAAGAATCCACCGGCATTCGGCTATATACTTATAACAGTTGTAGCCGTTTTTCTTATTGTGGCAGTAGTATGGAGTATAAAAACACCAAAGGTGTATACCATACAGGCACAGGGTACTGTGACGAATGATGAGTCAAATTATGTCATGTGCAGCTATACGGGAGAGCTTCTTGACAGCAACATGGAAGAGGGCGCACTTGTGGAAGCCGGGGATGTGCTTTTTACAATTAAAAGCACTGATTATGATCTGCAGCAGACACAGCTTGAAGACAACAGAAAATCATATGAAGAACAGATATCACAGTATAGTCTTCTTATAAAATCAATAAAAGACGATACCAATTATTTTGACGAGACAAAAGCGGATGACGGTCTGTACTGGAGCCTTTTTGAAACCTACAAATCACAGGTGGAACAGAATAAGGTTGATGTGTCAACGTATCAGGCATATGGATATACTGATGAGCAGATACAGGCACAGCTTGAAACTAATCAGGGTAAGATTGATGAAGTATATTATTCTGCCATACAATCTGCCGAGACAAAGATTGAAGAGGCGAATCTGCAAATTGCATCAATAGATGCACAGCTTGCAGCGGTGACAAGTGGGCAGGATGCTTATGAGGTAAAAGCTACCACATCAGGAGTTCTGCATATGCTGGGAAATTATAAGAGTGGAATGGTTGTACAGACAACGACAACTGTGGCAACAATCACACCGGAAAATTCGCAGAGATATCTCGAAGCATATGTTTCCACATCTGATATGGCCAGAATGCATGAGGGAGACAGAGTGCAGGTGGTTATGGACGGTCTGTCACAGAATGTCTATGGGACGATAAGCGGAAGCGTATCACGGATAGACAGCAATGTCACTACACAGGAAGGGCAGGATGGAGCGACAAGCCGGGCGTTTAAAGTGATGATAGTGCTAGACCAGGATTATGTGCTGAGCCGTGAGGGAGACAAGGTAGACGTGACTAACGGTATGACGGCGGCTGCAAGGATACAGTATGATAAAGTCACATATTTTAACTATGTGCTTGAGAAACTCGGAATAAAAACCGGAAAATGA